ATTGCTTACTCTCACACTGCATTATATCAAATCCATTATTCCATCATAAGTCATTTATTATTCCAATTTCCAACCGCAAGCACTAGtgaattgaaattgagaaaTAGTACGTACTATAAAGAGAGAGAATCAAACCTGGCAGCTGCATTAAATCCAACAGAGATCATGAACACGTATCCAGACACTGTGGTACTGCAATATAAGAAAAACTCGCGGTGTCACTTAACtaaacaaaggaaaaaaagcTGGAAGGATCAGAAAAAAGCACTTACCAAATAGAAAGCGAGTCCAGAGCCAACTCCGGGTGAGGAAGCAGCCCAGCAAgcaaaaccaaaatttgaaaataccACGTCTCTAGGCACAGCATAACCGCCGATGCCGCTGACAGCTTGAAAAACCTCGGCAACCCAGAAAACGCTTGAAACGTGAACCCTTTCCATGTGTGCCTACACCTCTCACTCTTCACAATGTACACAAACTGCCCAATCACAACGATCCACCACGACACGCTAAGCATAAGTGACGCGCCTAGCAACCCGAGCCCGAGCACATACACTACCACGTAGCTCAAGACGAGGTGCAAGACCAGCGTTGCAAATGAGATGTACGCGCTTGGAGCAACGATGCTTTGCGCTTGGAGGAATTTTTGGATAGGGAAATTTAAACCGTAGGCAAAGATTTGAGGGATGAGGCCGTAGATGAAGAGTGCTGCTGCTTTTGCGATTCTTGGAGATTGTCCTATGAAGATCAAGATGGGCtcggagaagatgaagattatgGTTAAAACGACGCCGGCTAATGAGAGAAGCACGATTGATCTTTGCATGTATACGCCTAGCATCTCGAATTTTCTTGCACCATATGCCTGTCCGCATAGTGTTTCAACCGCACTCCCCATGCCCAACTGTTCAtataaaaacatcaattaagTGTGTGTCTGTGTTAACGAATAATTATGGATTCTATATGTCCCTGATTTTATTCTACTTTTATGTTTGTGGAACCCAACATTTTGGCCTTTCTTTCCGGTTTTCTGTGTCACCCATTGTACTTGGCTACAGTGATGCGGACTGGGCTCGCTATACAAGCACTCGCCACTCCACTTATggattttctctttttctcgGTGACAATCTCTCTCTTAGAGTTCTAGGAAGCAACCTTTTGTTGCCCACTCTGGCTTTGAATCTGAGTACTGGACTATGGCTAATACGACGTCTGAATTTGCTTGGTTAGGTAATTTGCTTCATAGTGAGCTTCGTGTCCGGATACTTGAGACTTCACTTCTCCTTTGTGACAATCAGAGTGCCTGATTCGTAACTCAAAATACGGTTTCTCACAAGCATGCTAAACACATTAACTTGGGCTGCCACTTTGTTCGTGAGTTAGTCACCTCTGGTCAGTTGGCGGTCCGTCATGTTCCTACTTCTCTTCAGCTTGCTTGCTGACATTTTTACAAAGGCGTTGCCTCATCTATTGTTTGAGTTGTTTCATTCTAAGGTTCATGTTGGCCTTAATCCAACGCTCGGCTTGCTGGGGGTTAAGAGATAATTATGCATTCTATCTCTCCCTGATTTCATTCTAATTTTATGTCATTCTATTGTAATGTGTGGTGAGAGTCAACAATCTTACCGTTTggattaaattattttatgaaattGAGTTTGTGTCAAGATGAGAGTGAGTTTAGAAAACTGAGTTCGATTGAAAATGATTTATTGtattgtgatttatgtttgaatgctttttattttgaaggagtcttagaaaatAATCTTaatgagataaaaataaaaaaaaatatgtaaaaggAACATCTATAGTTTTTGAATGGAGTGGAGATGTCAAGATCAAAATAAAATGTATCGAAagtaaaaataagtaaaaatgagaagaaattttttaaaataagtcaatataaaatctgaaagaaattcttttttaaaaaattggatAGAGTTTTGTTCACATTGAACCCATATGCACAATTTAGTAAACACACATTTAGTTCATCTTTGGATACAAGATTAAATGATGAAGTCAAAATTATGGTAGACAACCATAAATACTAAGAAAAGTAACTTCTGTCTACTATAATTTTATCTCAGATAACTGTAATTTTTTATTCTGTATTAAACATCCACTTTGTTGAATAAGGTTTCCAAGGGTGAATACGTTTTTTTATAAGCTCCAAGGGTGAATACGTACCATGAGGCCATAAGCAAAGAGTTGGATGCCATTGTTTCCAAGGGAAGCAGCAGCTAGCTCAAGGTTTCCCAAGTGGCCGGAATAGATTCGAGTGGACATGGAcatgacatagttgatgaggtACACTATGACAGCAGGAGCAGCAAGGTAAAACAAGAGCTTGAGCTCAATCCATGTTGCAGATCCATAGCGCTGCGCAAAAGGAACACTAGTGTCTGAGAGTATTCGCTCAAGTTCACCGTCTGATCCTTCATGCTTCACGCTGAATGAATCAGCAAACGACAGcggcaacggtggtggtgggtggtcaTTAAGCTCTAGCAAAGGTGGTTGACCATGATCTACATCTTTTTGCTTAGGAGAACCCATGTGGAAGTTTGTGAATTGTTGTGCAATGAGCCTTGCGAGGCTATGTCTTTGAGGCTTAGTGATTACAAACAAATGGTGTGTATATTGCAGCTTTCAAGAGTATTTATTTGTGAGGATAAGACAAAAAACGACATCACTTGACCCCTTCCCTTTATCAAAGCACCTGGTCCCTTCTCTTTATTTCTCGCTGGTATATTAATTTGGTGGGCCTAACTGTGGGTGACTATGGTTTGACTATAGTAAAAAAACTATAATTCAAACCAAAAAATTACAAAGATGCAAAATCTGCATGGGGAAATTAAGCAACACCATTTGTATATGGTCATTTGTCAAAGATTGCAAATACAAAACCCGCGCGCGGGGCGAATggattttaaataattattaaatttgtttttctAGTATATCATTGCTGGCATAGTTAATGGCCATGTCAGAAACTTTGACAACATGAATCTGCAAAATTGGATCTTAAGCTACTGCACGATTTTAAGATGGAAATACGAATGAATGATATCATTAATGATTGACCAAATAACAatcaacaagaacaaataaAGTAGGTTTAAAAGTACATTTGGTCCCACGAATGCGAATCGTGCAAAatgagtccctaaactttaaaaataacatttttaGTCCCCGATATTATCCTCCGTTTGCAATTTTAGTTTTGGGAATTGTTACTAAGACCCCCCCTCACCCCTCTTTAGACCCCCAAAAATATGGAAATGTCTAAAATACccttaatgattttttttttgaaaaatacccCTCCATCCATCCTCACCTTCTTCCTAATGCTTTGTTGAAACCctccccctcccccccccctcaCCCCCCTCTCACCACatactctttcttcttccaaacCCACTCTCAACTTCCCACATTGTTGCcggccaccgcctccaccacccacGCCACCGCCGCCGTCTTCACCCAACACCATCACCAACGTCGCTACCGCGGTCGTCGTTGTCACCCGACTTCTCCTACCCCGTTGTCGTCGTCATATGTGAAGGTACTGCACTCTAATCTCGATCTAGATCTATCGCACTCTCATTAAGCGTGAGCACCGTACTCTTTGTGTGTGTCAGGTTCGCATCCTGAGAGTGCGACAGGGACGCACTCTAATAGTGCGTTTATCTGTTATATTTATCCAGACGTATTGTTTAACCGCGTCGCTGTCGCACTTATAAGATGCGTGTGTGACGCGCTTTCAACGTGCGATTAATACATTTCTGGCCtgtaacagaaacagtaaacaatttGCATATTTTCTTTTGCATTTCAGGATGAGTCTCCCTGAGTCATATGAAGTGAACATGCCACAAGAAAGGAAATTAGCCAATGTAGAAGATATACATGATGTGCCAATTGCAGCGGACTACACAGAACAATTTACCACAGACAGGGTATTTTCATAACCAATGAGTGAGTTTATGTCAAATAAGTTGAATTTATATGTGATGCGTATATGTGTTAATATTTTGTAGGTTTTTTCTACTCGAGAGGAGCTTTTGGATTGGGCTAAGAATGTAGGAAAGCAACATGGCTTTGTGATCATAATTAGAAGGTCTAATTGTGGGAGCAAGGGCTGTGGGAGTAAAGGCAGACAGGTGGCTACTTTGGTGTGCAAGATGAGCGGAAAGTACAAACCATACAAGTCTGTGTTGGTGCGGAAGGGGATAGGAACCAAGAAATGTGATTGTCCGTTCAGGCTCAAGGCGAGATACACATCAGAAGATGGTTTGTGGAGGTTCACTGTAGTACGTGGCGACCACAACCATCAGCCAGCCGAGACTCTGGTTGGCCATGCCTATGCCGGTCGCCTTACAAGTCAAGAAAAGGATATGGTTGCTAAAATGGTTGACAATAGAGTGAAGCTAGGTAACATGTTGCTTGCATTGAAGGATGCCAACCCTCAGAATGTGACTACCATAAGGCAAGTGTACAATGAGCGGATGGCACACATTAGGGCCAAGAGGGGACAATTGTCAGAGATGCAGCACTTGATGGGGTTGTTGGAGGAAGACAGGTACACGCACTGGTCCAGAACTGAAGAGGGTTCCACGGTGATCCGGTCCTTATTCTGGGCCCATCCAGTTTCCATCCAACTATTCAACCAATTTCCTACTATTGTCTTGCTTGATAGCACGCACAAGACCAACAAGTATATGATACCATTGTTGGAGATGGTTGACATGACATCAGTTGGATTCACATACACAATCGGTTTTGGCTACATGTGCAATG
This portion of the Lotus japonicus ecotype B-129 chromosome 3, LjGifu_v1.2 genome encodes:
- the LOC130747021 gene encoding protein DETOXIFICATION 40-like isoform X2, whose protein sequence is MGSPKQKDVDHGQPPLLELNDHPPPPLPLSFADSFSVKHEGSDGELERILSDTSVPFAQRYGSATWIELKLLFYLAAPAVIVYLINYVMSMSTRIYSGHLGNLELAAASLGNNGIQLFAYGLMLGMGSAVETLCGQAYGARKFEMLGVYMQRSIVLLSLAGVVLTIIFIFSEPILIFIGQSPRIAKAAALFIYGLIPQIFAYGLNFPIQKFLQAQSIVAPSAYISFATLVLHLVLSYVVVYVLGLGLLGASLMLSVSWWIVVIGQFVYIVKSERCRHTWKGFTFQAFSGLPRFFKLSAASAVMLCLETWYFQILVLLAGLLPHPELALDSLSICTTVSGYVFMISVGFNAAASVRVSNELGSRNPKSASFSVVVVTTLSFILSVIEALVVLALRDVISYVFTNGEEVAAAVSDLCPLLALAIVLNGIQPVLSGVAVGCGWQTFVAYVNVGCYYGIGIPFGAVLGFYFKFGAKGIWLGMLAGTVLQTIILVWVTFRTDWNKEVEEATKRLNKWEESTTEPLLNNGTSPNVE
- the LOC130747021 gene encoding protein DETOXIFICATION 40-like isoform X1 yields the protein MGSPKQKDVDHGQPPLLELNDHPPPPLPLSFADSFSVKHEGSDGELERILSDTSVPFAQRYGSATWIELKLLFYLAAPAVIVYLINYVMSMSTRIYSGHLGNLELAAASLGNNGIQLFAYGLMLGMGSAVETLCGQAYGARKFEMLGVYMQRSIVLLSLAGVVLTIIFIFSEPILIFIGQSPRIAKAAALFIYGLIPQIFAYGLNFPIQKFLQAQSIVAPSAYISFATLVLHLVLSYVVVYVLGLGLLGASLMLSVSWWIVVIGQFVYIVKSERCRHTWKGFTFQAFSGLPRFFKLSAASAVMLCLETWYFQILVLLAGLLPHPELALDSLSICTTVSGYVFMISVGFNAAARFDSLSLYVRVSNELGSRNPKSASFSVVVVTTLSFILSVIEALVVLALRDVISYVFTNGEEVAAAVSDLCPLLALAIVLNGIQPVLSGVAVGCGWQTFVAYVNVGCYYGIGIPFGAVLGFYFKFGAKGIWLGMLAGTVLQTIILVWVTFRTDWNKEVEEATKRLNKWEESTTEPLLNNGTSPNVE
- the LOC130744954 gene encoding putative protein FAR1-RELATED SEQUENCE 10 — translated: MSLPESYEVNMPQERKLANVEDIHDVPIAADYTEQFTTDRVFSTREELLDWAKNVGKQHGFVIIIRRSNCGSKGCGSKGRQVATLVCKMSGKYKPYKSVLVRKGIGTKKCDCPFRLKARYTSEDGLWRFTVVRGDHNHQPAETLVGHAYAGRLTSQEKDMVAKMVDNRVKLGNMLLALKDANPQNVTTIRQVYNERMAHIRAKRGQLSEMQHLMGLLEEDRYTHWSRTEEGSTVIRSLFWAHPVSIQLFNQFPTIVLLDSTHKTNKYMIPLLEMVDMTSVGFTYTIGFGYMCNEREHEVTWALEKLRGLLLKEEDMPKVMVTDKDTALMNAVTATFPTAAHLLCQFHITKCVKAKCKLIIQDKEMWDDVGDA